Within the Candidatus Reidiella endopervernicosa genome, the region GTCTCGAACAGCTGCTTCAACCCCTCCTCCCTCTCTAGCCGTGGCCAGAGGGTCTGGTGCAGTTGCAGGGTGATATCGGCATCCTCGGCGGCGTAGGGGGCCGCCTCCTCCAGTGCGATCTGGTTGAAGGTGAGCTGCTTGGCACCCTTGCCGGCAATGTCTTCGAAGTGAATCGTCTTTCTATTCAGATACTTGAGCGCCAGGGAGTCCATATCGTGGCGGGTGGCGGTGGAGTCGAGCACATAGGACTCGAGCATGGTGTCGAAGACGATACCGTTGAGGGTGATACCGTGGTTGGCGAGCACGCTACGATCATATTTAAGGTTCTGCCCCACCTTGGCACGCTGCGGGTCCTCCAGCAGTGGACGCAGCTGTTCGAGCACGTCTTTGCGATCGAGCTGATCGGGGGCGCCAGGATAGTCGTGGCTGAGCGGTACGTAGGCCGCCCTGCCCGCCTCAACCGCAAATGAGAGCCCGACCACCTCTGCCTCCATATAGTCGAGGCTGGTGGTCTCAGTATCGAAGGCGAAGACCTCGGCCGTTTCCAGTTCAGCGATCCAGCGATCGAGATGGGCCTGATCGAGTACCGTCTCGTACTCCGCCTCAACCTGTGGTGGAGCGGCCTCCTCCGCCACCGCGGCAGCGGCAGACTCACCCTCCCCCAGCAGCTCGGCGAGCCAGCTCTTGAACTCAAGTCGACCGTAGAGGGTTTTCAGTGCCTCATTATCGGGCTCCTGCGGCTGCAGATCCTGCGGCCCCTGCTCCAGCTCAACGTCACACTTGAGGGTGACCAGATCGCGCGCGAGTGGCAGCTGCTCGAGACTGTTACGCAGGTTCTCACCGATCTTGCCCTTGATCTCATCGGCCTTACTGATGATCTCATCGAGTGATCCATAGGCAGTGAGCCACTTCACCGCCGTTTTTGGCCCCACCTTCGGCACACCGGGAATGTTGTCGGCGCTATCGCCGACCAGCGTGAGGTAGTCGATGATCTGACCCGGCTGCACGCCGAACTTCTCCACCACCCCTTCCACATCAAGCACCGAGTTGTTCATGGTGTTGATCAGCATTACCCGCTCATTGACCAGCTGCGCGAGATCCTTGTCACCGGTTGAGATCACCACCGGCATATCGAGCGCATCGGCCTGCCTGGCCAGGGTGCCGATCACATCATCCGCCTCGACCCCCTCGATCACCAGCATCGGCAGTCCCATCGCCTCGATGGTGCGGTGCAGCGGCTCAATCTGGCCGCGCAGCTCATCGGGCATCGGTGGGCGGTGTGCCTTGTACTCGGCGTACATCTCGTTACGGAAGGTCTTGCCCTTGGCATCGAAGATCACCGCGACACGGTCGGTCGGGTAGGCCTTGAGCAGACTGCGCAACATGTTGAGCACCCCGTAGACGGCACCGGTCGGCTCGCCGTGGGAGTTGGTCAGTGGTGGCATGGCGTGGAAGGCGCGGAATAGATAGGAGGAGCCATCCACCAGTACGAGGGGGTTTTGATCATTTTTTTGCATGGTGTGGAGTATACCGATAACTTTCCCGGCAATGACTCACAACAGCGATAAAAGTAGAATCCTCTTATCACCTCAACAAAAACGAGCACTAACCCACAAGATGAACGCTAATAGCGACAAAGAATAGACAATTGAAAACATTTAGAGACATATTCGTCATTGCGCTTCTGGCTACGGCCGTCGCAAGCTACTTCTATCTGCGCGATGACAACGGACAATCACCTGCGACTGAAAGCGCTGAGACGAACTGGCGCATGCTCAATACCTTCGGTGTGGGGCAGGGGGTCGACGTGCACGCGATGCAGGCGGATGGCGAAGCGGGTGTAATGTGGATCGGCACCAGCGTCGGCGTGGTCGGCGTCGACCTGCAGGGTGCCACGCCACGCCACACCTTTACCCGAGCCGACGGCCTGCCCGACGAGGATGTTCTCTCAATCCATATCGACGGACAGGGTTACAAATGGTTCGGCTGCAGCCGTGGCCTGACCCGCTACAAGGCGGGAGAGTGGCGACAGTTTCCCGATGCCAACGGTCTGGAGCAGAGCCGGGTATACAGCTTCAAGACACTTACCGATGGCAAACTGCTGATCGGCGCCAAGGCGGGGCTCTACCAGTTCGACCCCGAAACAGATCGCATCTCACCCTTTGCACACCCGCTAAAAGCGGGCACCTTGCCCTACGCCATCGAACTCGACCGTGAGGGGCGCATCTGGCTCGGCACCAACCACGGCGCACTGACTCTCCGCGGCGACACATGGCAAGACCCACTGCAGCCATCTGCAGGAGAGGCCACAGCAACACCACCACAACTGTTCGACATTCACCGCGATCCAGCCGATAACATCTGGATCGGTAGCAGCGGTTCGGGAGCAGGGCGCTTCAACGGCATCAACTGGCAAGGCTACTCGACCCAGAACGGCCTCTCAGGCAACAACGTCTACACTATCGTTGAAGATGAGAAGCAAAATCTCTGGTTTGGCACCGAAGGTGGCATCAGCCGTTTCGATAGTCGCGGACGCTGGCGCAGCCTCGACCACAGCAGCGGACTCCCGAGCGATGAGATCTACACTCTGGCCGCCGCACCCGATGGCACCATTTGGGCCGGCGTTAAGGGCGCCGTTGCTCGGATCGGACAACCGACACTCAGCCACCACTAACCACGATTTCTAACCAAAAAATAAAGACCACATCATGGATAAAACAGATAAGTCGCACCATCTTGGCATGTCAGGGGCCACCGACACCCAACTCACCCGTGAGTCGTGGAAGATCTTCCAGATCATGGCGGAGTTTGTGGAGGGCTTTGAACGATTGGCGATGATCCACCCCTCGGTGAGCATCTTCGGCTCGGCACGCACGCCGGTCGACCACCCCTACTACAAACTGACCGAGGATATTGCACGACTGCTCTCCGACTCCGGTTTTTCGGTGGTCAGCGGTGGCGGTCCCGGCATCATGGAGGCAGCCAACAAGGGTGCCTACGAGGGCAAATCACCCTCAGTGGGACTCAACATTCAACTACCCCATGAGCAGACCGGTAACGGCTATCAAGATATATCACTCAGCTTCCGCCACTTCTTTTCGCGCAAAGTGATGTTCGTAAAATATGCCGCCGCCTACGTGGTCATGCCGGGTGGATTTGGCACCCTGGACGAACTGGCTGAGATCCTCACCCTGGTGCAGACCGGCAAATCGCGCCGTATTCCGATCATTCTGGTCCATACGCCATTCTGGGAGGGATTGATCGACTGGTTCCGAGAGAGCCTGGTGGAGGAGGGGACCATCAGCCCCGAGGATATGGATATGTTCCAGCTTCTGGACAAACCTCAGGATGTGGTTGATGCTATCTTCAACTTCTATGAAAATCGCGGGATTGAACCCTCGGCCAAGGAGCAGGAGACCCTGCTTGAACTCTAACGGAATTCTAATAATGACCACGCGCCTGCTACCCCTGATCGCTCTACTTGCACTCTCCACCTCCGTCACAGCCCAGCCCCCTGAGCTTGAGCCCGTACCGGAGCCACCCGCACTGCCTTCCAGTGTTGAGAGCGGCGAGACACTTGAACCCGAGATCACCATTCGCACCCGCGGCGATGAGACGGTTAAGGAGTATCGCGTCAACGGCCACCTCTACATGGTCAAGATCACTCCGATGAAGGGCGTCACCTACTACCTGGTCGATACCGATGGCGATGGTCGACTCGACCGCCGTAGCGAGGGTCTCGAGAACGACATGGTTATCCCCGGTTGGGTGTTGATGCGCTGGTAGGCGGGAAACCTGTTAGAATTCGGCGCTTCATAGCCACAACAATAAACGCCGCCGCCCCATGTCAGTCTATACACCTGTTGAGCAGCCAGAACTCAACCAATTTCTCGAACACTACGACCTCGGTACGCTGGTCAGCCATACCGGCATCAGCGCCGGCATCGAGAACACCAACTACTTCGTCACCACCACACAGGGTGAGTATGTGCTCACCCTGTTTGAGTCGTTGAGTGCCGACGAACTCCCCTATTTCCTCGACATGATGGCCTTTCTGGCCGAACACGAGGTGCCGAGCGCCCATCCGATGGCCGATCGGGAGGGGCACTACCTGCGAGAACTGAACGGCAAACCGGCGGCACTGGTACAGCGACTCAGCGGTGCCAATGTCGAACTACCCAACGAGCAGCAGTGCGCCGCGCTCGGCAAGTCACTCGGTCATATGCATAGCTGCGGTGTTGAGTTTCCCCACCAACGCGACAACGGTCGTGGTCCCCACTGGTGGGCCGTCACCACCGAACGCATGCTGCCAGCCCTCGATGAAGATTCGCGTGAGCTGCTCAAGGCGGAGCTGGCGTTTCAGGAACAGTATCGCCACAGCGACCTGCCACGCGGCATCATCCACGCCGATCTGTTTCGCGACAATGCGATGTTCGAGGGCGACACCCTCACCGGCATTATCGACTTCTACTACGCCTGTAACGACATCCTGCTCTATGATCTCGCCGTCACAGTTAATGACTGGTGTGGTAATGAGGACGGTTCACTCAATGAATTGAAGCTGCGTGCCATGCTCAGCGCCTACCACAGCGAACGACCGCTGAGCAGCGATGAGCATGCCGTCTGGCCGGTGATGCTGCGTGCCGCTGCACTGCGTTTCTGGCTCTCTCGCCTGCAGGATAAACACTTTCCACGTGAGGGCGAGATCACCCACATCAAAGACCCCGACGTGTTCAAGAACATCCTCATCGATCGCATCGAACATCGCGATGCAATCCACGCCATCTGGCTCTAGGGCCTTATCACGATGTCAGGGCCTGAGGGGTAGGGCGCGTGAACTGGATCGCCACCGCTAAACGCACCAAGGCCGGCCTCGAATCGATTAACGAGTGGAGCGGCCGCTGCGTCGCATGGCTCACCCTCGGCATGGTAATCACCACCTTCTCAGTCGTACTGCTGCGCTATCTGTTCGATATCGGCTGGATTGCGATGCAGGAGTCGATCACCTACATGCATGCATTGGTGTTCCTAATCGGTGCCGGTTACACCCTGCGCCACAACGGTCATGTTCGAGTCGATATCTTCTATCGAAAAATGGGCGAACGGAGTCGATCATGGGTAGATCTACTCGGAACACTACTTCTTCTTCTGCCGCTTTCCGGATTTATCCTCTGGTATAGCTGGGAGTATGTCACTGCCTCGTGGTCACTATTAGAGGGTTCTCGTGGCGCAGGCGGCATTCCCGCCACCTACCTGTTAAAGAGCGCCATTCTGATCATGGGTCTGCTGCTGATTGTGGAGGGCGCAGCCAAAATCCTTCACTGCCTGCTAGTACTGGCTGGCGCAGATGAGGAGAGCGATAGCGAAGGGGAGGGCGTACTCTAGTGGAGCTGCTCGACCTGATACCCCTGCTGCTCTTTCTCGCCGTCTGCCTGGTGTTAATGCTCGGCTTCCCAGTCGCCTTCACCCTCGGTGGCACTGCGTTGGCGGCGGCACTCATTGGTAGCCAGAGCGGCCACTTTGATGGCGCCTTCCTGGAGGCAATTCCCAACCGTCTGTTTGGCATTATGACCAACGAAACGTTGATCGCCGTGCCGCTATTTGTCTTTATGGGCGTGATGCTGGAACGATCCCGTGTTGCTGAGAACCTGCTCGACACCATGGCCGATCTATTTGGTCCACTTCGCGGCGGTCTCGGCATCTCGGTCACCCTAGTTGGCATGCTGCTCGCCGCCAGTACCGGCATCGTCGGCGCTACCGTGGTCACCATGGGGCTGCTCTCGCTGCCTACCATGCTCAAACGCGGTTACGCCCCGTCACTCGCCTGTGGCACCATCTGTGCCTCCGGCACCCTCGGGCAGATCATCCCCCCCTCGATCATTCTGGTACTGCTCGGTGATGTACTCTCCAGCGCCTATCAACAGGCGCAGCTCGATCAGGGTATCTGGTCACCTGAGACTGTTTCAGTCGGTGACCTTTTTGCCGGTGCGCTACTACCAGGACTACTGCTGGTAGCGCTCTATGTCGGCTATCTACTCTTTATCTCACTGGTCAAACCCGACCTGATGCCAAACCTCTCTAACGATGAGCGCTCCTCTCGCCGTGAAGGGCTGTTGAAACGGGTGGTGCTGGTACTGCTGCCACCGCTGCTGCTGATATTCGCTGTGCTCGGTTCTATCATCGGCGGTCTCGCCACCCCAACCGAGGCGGCCTCAGTCGGCGCAGTCGGCGCAATGCTACTGGCACTTAGTCAGCGACAGCTAACCCTACAGCGACTGCAGGAGGTGATGCGCAGCACCACCATCGTCACCAGCATGGTCTTCATGATCTTCATTGGCGCCTCAGTCTTCTCACTGGTCTTCCGCGGCTTTGGCGGCGATGAGGTGGTTGAAAGACTACTCACCGGCCTGCCGGGTGGCACCTTCGGCGCGGTGCTGGTGGTGATGATCATCATGTTCCTGCTCGGCTTCGTGCTCGACTTCATCGAGATCACCTTTGTGGTGGTACCGATCGTCGGCCCAATCCTGCTGGCGATGGGCCTCGATCCGGTCTGGCTAGGGGTCATGATCGCCCTCAACCTGCAGACCTCCTTCCTCACACCCCCATTCGGTTTTGCACTCTTCTACCTACGCGGCGTAGCACCCAAGAGCGTCACCACTGGCGCGATCTACCGCGGCGTCGCACCCTTTATCGTGATCCAGCTAATCGCCATGGGTGTCATCGCCTACTGGCCACAGATCGCCACCTGGCTGCCAGACACCATCTACGGCTAGACACCAGGTCTTGCGCCTAAATGTTTTAAACTGCCATCAATCCGACAACAATGAGCTAGAGATAGCAAGGAACGTGTTGTGACATACAAATCTATCATGCGACAGCTCAAGAGACTGGGAGATAGCGACAAGGCCGCCCACGCACAGCGCTTTTTCAAGACAGGGCCTGGCGAGTACGGCGAGGGGGATCGTTTTCTCGGTATCCGCGTACCACCACTGCGCCAGCTGGCTCGGCAACACCGCAGCCTGGCAATCGATGAGTGTGAACAGCTACTCCACTCCGAGTGGCACGAGGCGCGACTGCTGGCGCTGCTCATTCTGGTTGGACAGTTTCAACACGCCGAGCCCGCTGAACAGCGGCTGATCTATCGCTTCTATCTTGCCAATACCAAACACATCAATAGCTGGGATCTAGTCGACACCAGCGCTCACCCCATCATCGGCGGCTGGCTCTCTGAGCGCAGCCGCAAGCCACTCCATAAGCTGGCACGCTCCAAGCTGCTCTGGGAGCGGCGTATCGCCATGATGGCGACCTACCATTTCATCAAACGGAACGACTTCGATGAAACCCTGCAACTCGCGGAAAAACTCTTGGCTGACCCTGAAGATCTGATCCACAAGGTAGTCGGCTGGATGCTGCGCGAAATCGGCAAGCGCGATCAGCAGACAGAACTGCGTTTTTTACGCAAACACCACCTTCAGATGCCTCGCACCATGCTGCGGTACGCCATCGAGAAATTCCCACCCACTGAGCGAAAACAGATACTGGCCGGATAATTCTAGTCGACTCGACACCCTCTCAAACCGACATATTCTTCATGCTGTAAGCAAATGCGTACATCACAAACCCCTCCGCCCTACAGAGCTACCCAGCTAATCATCACATATAACCGACTAAATCAGTCATATACTTGTGCAGGCTCTATTCTGCATGGACAGCGCAATGAAAGATTTAAAAGATCGACGCATCATGGTGGTGGATGATGACCATTCGATCCTCGACCTGTTCGACGCAATTTTGTCCGGATTCAAGCTCCCCTACGAGCTCTACTCCGATCCCCTCAAGGCGCTAAACAGCTTCAGTGTCTCACCAGATCGCTATTTCATCGCCTTTCTCGACGTCATCATGCCAGGGCTTTCCGGCACCGAGCTGGCCAAGGCACTGCAACAGGACACCATCCACCCCGCCGTCGTCTTTCTCAATGCACTGGATGAACACACAGACCCCTACAACGTGCAGAAACAGTACGAACTCGGCTCCCGTATCGCCAAGCCATTCAACACCACACTGCTACCCGACATGCTCTGCTACCACATCATCAATGCGCTCAAAATCAACCAGGCGCGTGAGATCATGGAGCATCTGAAGACGTTTCAGGATCACGTTCCATTCAAGGTACTTGATCAAGTAGAAGGGTTCCTGCTCGCTACCAATGACGCCCCATACACCCAGAAGCCTCATAAGGTCGCTTCACTGCTTGGCATCAAGACCTTCAATGGCGATAAATAAGTCATAGGCATAACCCTAGAACCTCTGTAGCCACCCTCGTCTCACCCGGTTTCCTGGCATCGCGCACGCCGTGAAGTACCCTGCCTGTGCTACTATCTTCAATGTTGCAGTTATCACCGGCAAACACTGCCCGGGGAGTCGCTATTTTTGCGAAAGTTTGTTTTGGGCATCCAAGCCCAAGCAAACAGCAAAAACTTAACGCGACCGTTTATGCCTACGGCGCCCCGACCGTCCTGCGTTCGTTGCGTAATCACCTCTTCGCGGCTCTACACAACTCCCTCAGTGACTCTACGCCGACATAAAGCCGCTGCTGCATCTTCTTCGTCGTCCGCTCGCGCTCTCAACTACGAATAGGCAGACGGCGTCGACTATCGGGACTAACCGCCTCACTCCTTGCTCTCCATGGCGGTCAGCGCAAGCAGGCTATGAACAACCTTAATGCCAAACAGGCCTTTGAGTTATCAGCCACATTTCTGGCTCATAAGACCTACCAATCCCTGACCCACGCCATGATCCACTTCTTCAGCTCGCTCGATGGCGTAACGGGAGTCGCACCCTATGAGGTGTTCGGTGACCCACTCGTACCCGTAGATCTCCTGATCAGACGATTCCCTCTATCGCTCGATGATCACCATCGCGACAACAACACCGATCTTCTGATGCGTTTTCTACCAAAGAGTAAGGGGGGAGTTGAACATATCCAGGAGGATGGCAAACACTGGATCGTTTTCGACGTCACCAACAACGTGAAACCTCGCCGAGTGATGCTCATCTGTGGCGATCTTAGCAACAGGGATACCACCATTGTTGAGGGTCTTTATCACATCTACGCCAATCAGGTTGCACTGCTCGATTCAAAGGAGCGAGACACGCTCACGCGCCTACCGAACCGACAGACACTCGATACAACACTCCCGGGGAGTCGCTATTTTTGCGAAAGTTTGTTTTGGGCATCCAAGCCCAAGCAAGCGGCAAATACTTAACGCGACCGTTTATGCCTGCGGCGCCCCGACCGTCCTGCGTACGTTGCGTAATCACCTCTTCGCGGCTCTACACAACTCCCTCAGTGACTCTACGCCGACATAAAGCCGCTGCTGCATCTTCTTCGTCGTTCGCTCGCGCTCTCAACTACGAATAGGCAGACGGCGTCGACTATCGCGGACTAACCGCCTTCGCTTCGCTATCCATGGCGGTCAGCGGATGATGTCGTAAGTTTTTACCGTAGCAATTACGACAAGACGAGAACTGATTTCTCCTGGTTGGCCATACTCGATATCGACCACTTCAAGATGATCAACGATCAGTATGGGCATCTCTATGGCGACGAGGTGCTACTCCACTTTGCCACACTGATGGAGAAGATTTTCCGTAAC harbors:
- a CDS encoding DNA alkylation repair protein, translated to MTYKSIMRQLKRLGDSDKAAHAQRFFKTGPGEYGEGDRFLGIRVPPLRQLARQHRSLAIDECEQLLHSEWHEARLLALLILVGQFQHAEPAEQRLIYRFYLANTKHINSWDLVDTSAHPIIGGWLSERSRKPLHKLARSKLLWERRIAMMATYHFIKRNDFDETLQLAEKLLADPEDLIHKVVGWMLREIGKRDQQTELRFLRKHHLQMPRTMLRYAIEKFPPTERKQILAG
- a CDS encoding DUF2782 domain-containing protein translates to MTTRLLPLIALLALSTSVTAQPPELEPVPEPPALPSSVESGETLEPEITIRTRGDETVKEYRVNGHLYMVKITPMKGVTYYLVDTDGDGRLDRRSEGLENDMVIPGWVLMRW
- a CDS encoding TIGR00730 family Rossman fold protein: MDKTDKSHHLGMSGATDTQLTRESWKIFQIMAEFVEGFERLAMIHPSVSIFGSARTPVDHPYYKLTEDIARLLSDSGFSVVSGGGPGIMEAANKGAYEGKSPSVGLNIQLPHEQTGNGYQDISLSFRHFFSRKVMFVKYAAAYVVMPGGFGTLDELAEILTLVQTGKSRRIPIILVHTPFWEGLIDWFRESLVEEGTISPEDMDMFQLLDKPQDVVDAIFNFYENRGIEPSAKEQETLLEL
- a CDS encoding ligand-binding sensor domain-containing protein — its product is MKTFRDIFVIALLATAVASYFYLRDDNGQSPATESAETNWRMLNTFGVGQGVDVHAMQADGEAGVMWIGTSVGVVGVDLQGATPRHTFTRADGLPDEDVLSIHIDGQGYKWFGCSRGLTRYKAGEWRQFPDANGLEQSRVYSFKTLTDGKLLIGAKAGLYQFDPETDRISPFAHPLKAGTLPYAIELDREGRIWLGTNHGALTLRGDTWQDPLQPSAGEATATPPQLFDIHRDPADNIWIGSSGSGAGRFNGINWQGYSTQNGLSGNNVYTIVEDEKQNLWFGTEGGISRFDSRGRWRSLDHSSGLPSDEIYTLAAAPDGTIWAGVKGAVARIGQPTLSHH
- a CDS encoding TRAP transporter small permease subunit, coding for MNWIATAKRTKAGLESINEWSGRCVAWLTLGMVITTFSVVLLRYLFDIGWIAMQESITYMHALVFLIGAGYTLRHNGHVRVDIFYRKMGERSRSWVDLLGTLLLLLPLSGFILWYSWEYVTASWSLLEGSRGAGGIPATYLLKSAILIMGLLLIVEGAAKILHCLLVLAGADEESDSEGEGVL
- the polA gene encoding DNA polymerase I, which encodes MQKNDQNPLVLVDGSSYLFRAFHAMPPLTNSHGEPTGAVYGVLNMLRSLLKAYPTDRVAVIFDAKGKTFRNEMYAEYKAHRPPMPDELRGQIEPLHRTIEAMGLPMLVIEGVEADDVIGTLARQADALDMPVVISTGDKDLAQLVNERVMLINTMNNSVLDVEGVVEKFGVQPGQIIDYLTLVGDSADNIPGVPKVGPKTAVKWLTAYGSLDEIISKADEIKGKIGENLRNSLEQLPLARDLVTLKCDVELEQGPQDLQPQEPDNEALKTLYGRLEFKSWLAELLGEGESAAAAVAEEAAPPQVEAEYETVLDQAHLDRWIAELETAEVFAFDTETTSLDYMEAEVVGLSFAVEAGRAAYVPLSHDYPGAPDQLDRKDVLEQLRPLLEDPQRAKVGQNLKYDRSVLANHGITLNGIVFDTMLESYVLDSTATRHDMDSLALKYLNRKTIHFEDIAGKGAKQLTFNQIALEEAAPYAAEDADITLQLHQTLWPRLEREEGLKQLFETVEMPLVPLLSDIERTGVLVDRKMLQQQSGELAIRMAEIVEQAHAEAGGEFNLSSPKQVQEILFGQLGLPVLKKTPKGAPSTAEEVLQELAYDYALPKLILEYRSLSKLKSTYTDKLPKQISERSGRVHTSYHQAVAATGRLSSSDPNLQNIPVRTEEGRRIRKAFIAPEGQIIVAADYSQIELRIMAHLSQDEGLLKAFASGEDVHRATAAEVFGVAPEDVTSDARRSAKAINFGLIYGMSAFGLAKQLGIDRGSAQGYIDRYFERYPGVHNYMEETREQAHEQGYVETIFGRRLYLPDINARNGQRRQYAERTAINAPMQGSAADIIKRAMIDVQAWLAEQGGARIVMQVHDELVFEVEEGAVERVSEGVRSEMMGAAELAVPLVVDIGIGSNWEEAH
- a CDS encoding TRAP transporter large permease → MLDLIPLLLFLAVCLVLMLGFPVAFTLGGTALAAALIGSQSGHFDGAFLEAIPNRLFGIMTNETLIAVPLFVFMGVMLERSRVAENLLDTMADLFGPLRGGLGISVTLVGMLLAASTGIVGATVVTMGLLSLPTMLKRGYAPSLACGTICASGTLGQIIPPSIILVLLGDVLSSAYQQAQLDQGIWSPETVSVGDLFAGALLPGLLLVALYVGYLLFISLVKPDLMPNLSNDERSSRREGLLKRVVLVLLPPLLLIFAVLGSIIGGLATPTEAASVGAVGAMLLALSQRQLTLQRLQEVMRSTTIVTSMVFMIFIGASVFSLVFRGFGGDEVVERLLTGLPGGTFGAVLVVMIIMFLLGFVLDFIEITFVVVPIVGPILLAMGLDPVWLGVMIALNLQTSFLTPPFGFALFYLRGVAPKSVTTGAIYRGVAPFIVIQLIAMGVIAYWPQIATWLPDTIYG
- a CDS encoding response regulator — protein: MKDLKDRRIMVVDDDHSILDLFDAILSGFKLPYELYSDPLKALNSFSVSPDRYFIAFLDVIMPGLSGTELAKALQQDTIHPAVVFLNALDEHTDPYNVQKQYELGSRIAKPFNTTLLPDMLCYHIINALKINQAREIMEHLKTFQDHVPFKVLDQVEGFLLATNDAPYTQKPHKVASLLGIKTFNGDK
- a CDS encoding homoserine kinase, translated to MSVYTPVEQPELNQFLEHYDLGTLVSHTGISAGIENTNYFVTTTQGEYVLTLFESLSADELPYFLDMMAFLAEHEVPSAHPMADREGHYLRELNGKPAALVQRLSGANVELPNEQQCAALGKSLGHMHSCGVEFPHQRDNGRGPHWWAVTTERMLPALDEDSRELLKAELAFQEQYRHSDLPRGIIHADLFRDNAMFEGDTLTGIIDFYYACNDILLYDLAVTVNDWCGNEDGSLNELKLRAMLSAYHSERPLSSDEHAVWPVMLRAAALRFWLSRLQDKHFPREGEITHIKDPDVFKNILIDRIEHRDAIHAIWL